CAACTCAGCCAATGGCAAAAGACCGGCATCTGGGACAAAATCTGGTCAGGGCTCGAACAGCCCTATTCTACAGGTTAAATACAACTGTAGTACTAAGGACGGTGAGTCGGTAAAAGTTCCGCATGAACATCTCCTTATGGAATGGATCGGGGACTCGAGGCTTGCAGGGATCAAGAACCCTGTTCTACGACAACCTGGCGCTGTGCTTACCTCCTTTCGGGGCTTTCAGGGACTTGCCGGTGGACGCTGCCCCCAGCGTCGTGACCGAGGCGCGGACGACGAGTTCGGCGGGGATCTGCAGCTGCCCGGGGGACGCCTCGCCGCGCAGGGCGGCGAGCACCCCCTCGGCGGCGGCGCGGCCCATCGCACGGCCGGGCTGGCGGACGGTGGTCAGCGGCGGGTCTAAGTAGCGCGTCCAGGGCAGGTCGTCGAAGCCCACCACGGAGACGTCGTCGGGAACGTGCAGCCCAGCCGATTTGAGCGCGTGGTAGAGCCCCAGCGCGGTGCGGTCGTTGCCGCAGAAGACGGCGCTCGGCCCGGGCCCCTGCAGGGGCCCCTCCACGAGCCCCTGCCCGGCGCGGTAGCCGCCCTCCTCGCTGCCGTCCTCCTGGATGACGTGAGGCTCCAAGCCGGCCGCCTCGAGCCGCTCGCAGTAGCTCCGCAGGCGCGCCTCGCCGTCGCGCCGGAGGGCGGCGACGTGAACGATCCGCCGGTGCCCGTGGGCCAGCAGGTGCTCGGTGGCCAGGGCGGCGCCGCCGCGGTTGTCGAGGCCGACGAGCCGCAGGCCGTCCTCGGCGCCTTCAGCCTCTCCTGCGCTCTCTCGTTGGATCAGGACCACCGGCACGCCGCCCACGAGCCGCTCGAGGGCGGCGTGCGCCAACCTGCTGCCGATGATGATCAGGCCGTCCACCCGCCGCTCGAGCAGCAGCTCGGCGGCGGCGCGCTCCTGCGCCGGGTCGCGGTTGTCGGTGACCATCATCAAGTGCATGCCCAAGGGCCCCAGCACGTCCTCGACACCCCGGGCCATCTGGGCGTAGAGCGGCCCCACCACGTCGGGAATGAGCACGCCGATCACCCCGGTCCGGCCGGTGACGAGCCCGCGCGCCAGGGTGTTGCGCCGGTAGCCGAGCCGGGCGACGGCCCCCTCCACCAAGCGCTGGGTGACGGGGGCGATCTTGCCGCCGTTTAGGGCCCGCGAGACCGTGGCGACGGAAACGCCGGCGGCGGCGGCAACGTCGAACATGGTGGGGTTGCGCTTCGTCACGAGCATCCTTGCCTTAGAGAGAGGAGGTCGTCGAGGTGTAAGCGTTTACAGGTTGCTTTGTCGCCAGTATGGACCACGACCCGGCCTCTTGTCAAGCCGGGTCACTTCACGCGCTGTCGAGCGGCAAAAGACGTGGGGGATGCGTTTTAGCTCACGGTCTTACAGGGTCTAGCTAGGTGACAGCGCCGTCAGCACCGCTTGGCTGACCTCCTCGGTGCCGGCCTCGCCGCCCAGGTCCCTGGTCCGCGGCCCCTCGCGCAAAACCGTCTCGAGGGCGCCCACTACGCTCGCGGCCGCCTCCGCTTGACCCAGATGGTCCAACATCATCGCCCCCGACCAGATTTGGGCGACGGGGTTGGCGACGCCCCTTCCGGCGATGTCCGGGGCCGAGCCGTGGACCGGCTCGAACATCGACGGGTAGTCCCCTTCGGGGTTGAGGTTGGCCGAGGGGGCGAGGCCGATGCCGCCCGCCACCGCCGGGCCCAGGTCCGAGAGGATGTCGCCGAAGAGGTTGGAAGCCACCACCACGTCGAACCAGTCGGGGTGCTGGACGAAGTGGGCCGTCAAGATGTCGATGTGGTACTGGTCGGTCTTCACCTCCGGGTAGTCTCCCTTGAGGGCGGCGAAGCGCTCGTCCCAGAAGGGCATGGTGTGGATGATGCCGTTGGACTTCGTCGCCGAGGTCAGGTGTTTTTTTGGCCTCGAGCGGGCCAGCTCGAAGGCGTAGCGCATTACCTTGTCGACGCCTTGGCGGGTAAACACCGTCTCCTGCACCGCCATC
This portion of the Deinococcota bacterium genome encodes:
- a CDS encoding LacI family transcriptional regulator; this translates as MTKRNPTMFDVAAAAGVSVATVSRALNGGKIAPVTQRLVEGAVARLGYRRNTLARGLVTGRTGVIGVLIPDVVGPLYAQMARGVEDVLGPLGMHLMMVTDNRDPAQERAAAELLLERRVDGLIIIGSRLAHAALERLVGGVPVVLIQRESAGEAEGAEDGLRLVGLDNRGGAALATEHLLAHGHRRIVHVAALRRDGEARLRSYCERLEAAGLEPHVIQEDGSEEGGYRAGQGLVEGPLQGPGPSAVFCGNDRTALGLYHALKSAGLHVPDDVSVVGFDDLPWTRYLDPPLTTVRQPGRAMGRAAAEGVLAALRGEASPGQLQIPAELVVRASVTTLGAASTGKSLKAPKGGKHSARLS
- a CDS encoding tartrate dehydrogenase, with the translated sequence MSYRIAVIAGDGIGQEVVPAGIRVLEAVGARHGLNFAWQHYDWSCERYLETGKMMPDDGLERLRDHDAIFLGAVGYPGVPDHVSLWKLLIPIRRTFKQYVNLRPVRLFAGVASPLANRRPEDIDFVIVRENNEGEYSEIGGRLYTGTEREMAVQETVFTRQGVDKVMRYAFELARSRPKKHLTSATKSNGIIHTMPFWDERFAALKGDYPEVKTDQYHIDILTAHFVQHPDWFDVVVASNLFGDILSDLGPAVAGGIGLAPSANLNPEGDYPSMFEPVHGSAPDIAGRGVANPVAQIWSGAMMLDHLGQAEAAASVVGALETVLREGPRTRDLGGEAGTEEVSQAVLTALSPS